A window from Suncus etruscus isolate mSunEtr1 chromosome 18, mSunEtr1.pri.cur, whole genome shotgun sequence encodes these proteins:
- the LOC125995700 gene encoding DLA class II histocompatibility antigen, DR-1 beta chain-like — protein MTTLAVILMLPSLALARDISPHFLEMRKYECHFSNGTERVRFLERNFYNGAEHLRFDSDVGEFLPVTELGRPEAESWNSQKDILEDNRAAVDTYCKYNYGVLESFIVHRRVQPMVTKVFPTKTQPLHHHYLLVCSVNGFYPGHIEVRWFRNGQEQEAGVISTGLIRNGDWTFQIMVMLETVPESGDVYRCQVEHPSLAKPMSEEWRAQSDSAQSKMLSGIGGFVLGLVFLGVGLFINYRNQKGNGS, from the exons ATGACAACTCTGGCAGTGATACTGATGTTACCTTCCCTTGCTTTGGCCAGGGACATCTCAC CGCATTTCTTGGAAATGAGGAAGTATGAGTGTCACTTCTCCAACGGGACGGAGCGGGTGCGGTTCCTGGAGAGAAACTTCTATAACGGAGCCGAGCACCTGCGCTTCGACAGCGACGTGGGCGAGTTCCTGCCGGTGACCGAGCTGGGGCGGCCGGAAGCCGAGTCCTGGAACTCACAGAAGGACATCCTGGAGGATAACAGGGCCGCGGTGGACACGTACTGCAAATACAACTATGGGGTCTTAGAGAGCTTCATCGTGCACAGGAGAG TTCAGCCTATGGTGACTAAAGTGTTTCCTACGAAGACTCAGCCTCTGCACCACCACTACCTCCTGGTCTGCTCTGTGAATGGTTTCTACCCAGGTCACATTGAAGTCAGGTGGTTCCGGAATGGCCAGGAGCAGGAGGCTGGAGTGATCTCCACAGGACTCATCCGGAATGGAGACTGGACCTTCCAGATAATGGTGATGCTTGAAACAGTTCCTGAGAGTGGAGATGTCTACAGGTGCCAAGTGGAGCACCCAAGCCTGGCAAAGCCCATGTCAGAGGAATGGA gGGCACAGAGTGACTCTGCACAGAGCAAAATGCTGAGTGGAATTGGGGGCTTCGTTTTGGGCCTAGTCTTCCTTGGAGTAGGCCTGTTTATCAACTACAGAAATCAGAAAGGTAATGGATCTTAA